From the genome of Amycolatopsis sp. NBC_01488, one region includes:
- the eccD gene encoding type VII secretion integral membrane protein EccD yields the protein MTVVAPSTRIDVALPADVAVADLLPMLLDMAKESSPDGGARHGGWALAKLGDAPLDPSRTLASLGVVDGELLQLRKRNENPPPPLYDDVVDAIAESSPDSFRPWTKETANRFGHVAGGLALVAAAIALFMSGSLYGGNALGAAIAGGIGAIACVAVGATLAKAYQAEATGVLIAAAGGLPLAFVSGFYIVPGLSMRANLLLGAVLVIIVASVCIMVIGAGITTFIAAATAGTFGALAFLFGTLVAHPAAGIAAGTVAIALACISILPRATIWLAKLPLPHVPSNAEELKEDSGFPDYRAIERRTAVAHNYMTGLMIGCGATVAVSAVIAATAPGAFGIILGVVASLVLLLRARAYANGSQAIALLTTGLVSATGIAAGWLISASAQNRLLYVFGALVLLAAGALVVGVIFPNQRFSPPLRRTVEIIEAICIASVLPLALGVMDLYTTLRHLNFK from the coding sequence GTGACGGTCGTCGCGCCCTCGACGCGGATCGACGTGGCCCTGCCCGCCGACGTCGCGGTCGCCGATCTGCTGCCGATGCTGCTGGACATGGCCAAGGAGTCGTCGCCGGACGGCGGGGCCCGGCACGGCGGCTGGGCGCTCGCGAAGCTCGGGGACGCCCCGCTCGACCCCAGCCGCACGCTCGCCTCGCTCGGCGTCGTCGACGGTGAGCTCCTGCAGCTGCGCAAGCGCAACGAGAACCCGCCACCGCCGCTGTACGACGACGTCGTCGACGCCATCGCCGAGTCCTCCCCCGACAGCTTCCGCCCCTGGACCAAGGAAACGGCGAACCGCTTCGGGCACGTCGCGGGCGGACTGGCGCTGGTCGCCGCTGCGATCGCGCTGTTCATGAGCGGTTCGCTCTACGGCGGCAACGCGCTCGGCGCGGCCATCGCCGGCGGCATCGGCGCGATCGCGTGCGTCGCGGTCGGCGCCACGCTCGCCAAGGCCTACCAGGCGGAGGCGACCGGCGTCCTGATCGCGGCGGCCGGCGGCCTGCCGCTCGCGTTCGTCAGCGGCTTCTACATCGTGCCCGGCCTGTCGATGCGGGCGAACCTGCTGCTCGGCGCGGTCCTCGTGATCATCGTCGCGTCCGTCTGCATCATGGTCATCGGCGCGGGCATCACGACGTTCATCGCCGCGGCCACCGCGGGCACCTTCGGCGCGCTGGCCTTCCTGTTCGGCACGCTCGTCGCGCACCCGGCGGCCGGGATCGCGGCCGGCACCGTCGCGATCGCCCTCGCCTGCATCTCGATCCTGCCGCGCGCCACGATCTGGCTCGCGAAGCTGCCGCTGCCGCACGTCCCGAGCAACGCCGAAGAGCTGAAGGAAGACTCCGGCTTCCCCGACTACCGGGCCATCGAGCGCCGCACCGCGGTCGCGCACAACTACATGACCGGCCTGATGATCGGCTGCGGCGCCACGGTCGCGGTGTCCGCCGTCATCGCCGCAACCGCGCCCGGCGCGTTCGGGATCATCCTGGGCGTCGTCGCGAGCCTCGTCCTCCTGCTCCGCGCCCGCGCGTACGCGAACGGCAGCCAGGCGATTGCCCTGCTCACCACGGGCCTGGTCTCGGCGACCGGCATCGCGGCGGGCTGGCTGATCTCGGCGAGCGCGCAGAACCGCCTGCTCTACGTCTTCGGCGCGCTGGTCCTGCTGGCCGCCGGCGCGCTCGTGGTCGGCGTGATCTTCCCGAACCAGCGCTTCTCGCCGCCGCTGCGGCGCACGGTGGAGATCATCGAGGCGATCTGCATCGCCTCCGTGCTCCCGCTCGCCCTCGGGGTGATGGACCTGTACACCACCTTGCGGCACCTGAACTTCAAGTGA
- the eccCa gene encoding type VII secretion protein EccCa translates to MSTLQFKKSPRLAAPRPPGGEVHLEPPPEVPRVIPGNIVMKALPVVMIVASLGMMVFMFQASNRNPMMMAMGGMMVVGTLGMMAGGGGKGGGAKRAEMDEDRKDYLRYLGQMRDRAREAMVDQRAALEWVHPDPQSLWSLAASRRMWERRQNDQDFLHLRVGRSSHRLATRLVPPQTGPVDELEPIATLALRRFVRAHSIVPDLPTQITLRGFAAVSMQGDRALTRGLTRAMLAQMVTFHSPDDVLVAVATAGRAKEEWEWAKWLPHAQHPTLSDGIGQLRMMAGSLAQIEDWLDEELRDRQRFSRNATPAPDQPHVVIIIDDAEVTREEQIVLEEGLVGVTLVDLSDSLGNLAARRGLRLVVEADRLGARSAGGVEWFGRPDTLSLVETESLARLISPYRVGGAAGQDVGDEEPLLSNPSLLELLGIPGDPMTFDVQQAWRPRPIRDRYRVPFGVGEYGQPVELDIKEAAAEGMGPHGLCIGATGSGKSEFLRTLVLGMLATHSSSTLNFVLVDFKGGATFLGLDKAPHVSAVITNLADEVTLVDRMKDALAGEMNRRQEALKNGGNFKNVWEYEKARENGADLDPLPALFIVCDEFSELLAAKPDFIDLFVAIGRLGRSLQMHMLLASQRLEEGKLRGLDSHLSYRIGLKTFSAAESRAAIGVPDAFELPSVPGGGYLKFDTSTLVRFKAAYVSGPYRPAGIQAAGPAATVVRADKRPQLFVPDFVELPKEPEPQQIEAPVAAAPQSEEAVEPSELDVIVSRLIGQGPPAHEVWLPPLKDPNSLDTLLPNLNPTDDRGLSPVGFFGNGRLQVPLGIIDRPYEQRRDPLWADFSGAAGHGVIVGGPQSGKSTMLRTLIMSMALTHTPEEAQFYCLDLGGGTLAGLADLPHVGGVAVARREPDKARRIVAELTTLLTEREGRFGAMGIDSMTEFRNRKRRGEIRADQDPFGDAFLIVDNWRALRDDFEELETTITRLATQGLSYGVHVVIAANRWADIRPAIKDMIGTRFELRLGDPTESDIDRRVAVNIPTGRPGRGLTREKLHMLGGLPRIDGSSDPETIAAGVADAVAKIKGSWRGRVAPQVRLLPDMITYDEVLKLDSARDSKLIPIGVNEEDLQPIYLDFNAEPHFYAFADGESGKTNLLRQIARGISERFTAKEALILLVDYRRTMLGFVQGDSLLGYAVSAAQLESMVGDVFNSMTRRLPGPDVTQEQLKTRSWWKGPELFILVDDYDLVATSTNNPLRKISDFLPQAKDVGLHLVVVRRTGGASKAMYDPIIGKLKEIAAPGMVMNGSRDEGALVGNIKPSAMPPGRGNLLTRKSGKQLIQVSWIQPD, encoded by the coding sequence ATGAGCACGCTGCAGTTCAAGAAGTCGCCGCGGCTGGCGGCACCGCGCCCGCCGGGTGGTGAGGTGCACCTCGAGCCGCCGCCCGAGGTGCCGCGCGTCATCCCCGGGAACATCGTCATGAAGGCGCTTCCGGTCGTCATGATCGTCGCGTCGCTCGGGATGATGGTCTTCATGTTCCAGGCCAGCAACCGGAACCCGATGATGATGGCCATGGGCGGCATGATGGTCGTCGGGACGCTCGGGATGATGGCCGGCGGTGGCGGCAAGGGCGGCGGCGCCAAGCGCGCCGAGATGGACGAGGACCGCAAGGACTACCTGCGTTACCTGGGCCAGATGCGCGACCGCGCCCGCGAGGCGATGGTCGACCAGCGCGCCGCGCTCGAGTGGGTGCACCCCGACCCGCAGTCCCTGTGGTCGCTGGCCGCCAGCCGCCGCATGTGGGAACGCCGCCAGAACGACCAGGACTTCCTGCACCTGCGCGTCGGGCGCAGCTCGCACCGCCTCGCGACGCGGCTGGTCCCGCCGCAGACCGGGCCGGTCGACGAGCTGGAGCCGATCGCCACCCTCGCGCTGCGCCGGTTCGTGCGCGCGCACTCGATCGTGCCGGACCTGCCCACCCAGATCACTCTGCGCGGGTTCGCGGCGGTGAGCATGCAGGGCGACCGGGCGCTGACCCGCGGCCTGACCCGCGCGATGCTCGCGCAGATGGTCACCTTCCACAGCCCCGACGACGTGCTGGTCGCGGTCGCGACCGCGGGCCGGGCGAAGGAGGAGTGGGAGTGGGCGAAGTGGCTGCCGCACGCCCAGCACCCGACGCTGTCGGACGGCATCGGCCAGCTCCGCATGATGGCCGGTTCGCTGGCCCAGATCGAGGACTGGCTGGACGAGGAGTTGCGTGACCGCCAGCGGTTCTCCCGCAACGCCACGCCCGCGCCCGACCAGCCGCACGTCGTGATCATCATCGACGACGCCGAGGTCACCCGCGAGGAGCAGATCGTCCTCGAGGAGGGGCTGGTCGGGGTCACGCTGGTCGACTTGTCGGACTCTCTCGGCAATCTCGCCGCTCGCCGTGGCCTGCGGCTGGTCGTGGAGGCGGACAGGCTGGGCGCGCGCAGTGCCGGCGGTGTGGAGTGGTTCGGCCGGCCGGACACGCTGAGCCTGGTCGAGACCGAGTCGCTGGCCCGGCTGATCTCGCCGTACCGGGTCGGTGGCGCGGCGGGGCAGGACGTCGGTGACGAAGAGCCGCTGCTGTCGAACCCGTCGCTGCTGGAGCTGCTGGGCATCCCGGGTGACCCGATGACGTTCGACGTGCAGCAGGCGTGGCGGCCGCGGCCGATCCGCGACCGTTACCGGGTGCCGTTCGGTGTCGGTGAGTACGGCCAGCCGGTGGAGCTGGACATCAAGGAGGCCGCGGCCGAGGGGATGGGTCCGCACGGGTTGTGCATCGGCGCGACCGGTTCCGGCAAGTCGGAGTTCCTGCGCACGCTGGTGCTGGGGATGTTGGCGACGCATTCGTCGTCGACGCTGAACTTCGTGCTGGTCGACTTCAAGGGTGGCGCGACGTTCCTGGGGCTGGACAAGGCGCCGCACGTGTCGGCGGTCATCACCAACCTCGCGGACGAGGTGACGCTGGTCGACCGGATGAAGGACGCGCTGGCCGGGGAGATGAACCGGCGTCAGGAGGCGCTGAAGAACGGCGGCAACTTCAAGAACGTCTGGGAATACGAGAAAGCGCGTGAGAACGGCGCCGACCTCGATCCGCTGCCGGCGCTGTTCATCGTCTGTGACGAGTTTTCCGAGCTGCTGGCGGCGAAGCCGGACTTCATCGACCTGTTCGTCGCGATCGGCCGGCTGGGCCGGTCGCTGCAGATGCACATGCTGCTCGCCTCCCAGCGCCTGGAAGAGGGCAAGCTGCGCGGGCTGGACTCGCACCTGTCGTACCGGATCGGCCTGAAGACGTTCTCCGCGGCGGAGTCCCGCGCGGCGATCGGTGTGCCGGACGCGTTCGAGCTGCCGTCGGTGCCCGGTGGCGGCTACCTCAAGTTCGACACCTCGACGCTGGTGCGGTTCAAGGCGGCCTACGTCTCGGGCCCGTACCGGCCGGCCGGCATCCAGGCGGCGGGCCCGGCGGCGACGGTGGTGCGGGCGGACAAGCGGCCGCAGCTGTTCGTCCCGGACTTCGTCGAGCTGCCCAAGGAGCCGGAGCCGCAGCAGATCGAGGCCCCGGTGGCGGCGGCGCCGCAGTCGGAGGAGGCGGTCGAGCCGTCCGAGCTGGACGTCATCGTCTCGCGGCTGATCGGGCAGGGCCCGCCGGCGCACGAGGTGTGGCTGCCGCCGCTGAAGGACCCGAACTCGCTGGACACGTTGCTGCCGAACCTGAACCCGACCGACGACCGCGGCCTGTCCCCGGTCGGCTTCTTCGGCAACGGGCGGCTGCAGGTGCCGCTGGGCATCATCGACCGGCCGTACGAGCAGCGGCGCGACCCGCTGTGGGCGGACTTCTCCGGTGCGGCCGGGCACGGCGTGATCGTCGGCGGTCCGCAGTCGGGCAAGTCGACGATGCTGCGGACGCTGATCATGTCGATGGCGCTGACCCACACCCCGGAAGAGGCGCAGTTCTACTGCCTCGACCTCGGTGGTGGCACCCTGGCCGGCCTGGCCGACCTGCCGCACGTCGGTGGCGTGGCGGTGGCGCGGCGCGAGCCGGACAAGGCGCGGCGGATCGTGGCCGAGCTGACCACCCTGCTCACCGAGCGGGAAGGCCGGTTCGGGGCGATGGGCATCGACTCGATGACCGAGTTCCGCAACCGCAAGCGCCGCGGGGAGATCCGGGCGGACCAGGACCCGTTCGGCGACGCGTTCCTGATCGTGGACAACTGGCGTGCGCTGCGGGACGACTTCGAAGAGCTGGAAACCACGATCACCCGGCTGGCCACCCAGGGTCTGTCCTACGGGGTGCACGTGGTCATCGCCGCCAACCGGTGGGCCGACATCCGCCCGGCCATCAAGGACATGATCGGCACCCGGTTCGAGCTGCGCCTCGGTGACCCGACCGAGTCGGACATCGACCGCCGCGTCGCGGTCAACATCCCGACCGGGCGCCCGGGCCGGGGCCTGACCCGGGAGAAGCTGCACATGCTGGGCGGCCTGCCGCGGATCGACGGCTCCAGCGACCCGGAGACGATCGCGGCCGGCGTGGCCGACGCGGTGGCGAAGATCAAGGGTTCGTGGCGGGGCCGGGTCGCGCCGCAGGTCCGGCTGCTGCCGGACATGATCACCTACGACGAGGTGCTCAAGCTCGACAGCGCGCGGGACTCGAAGCTGATCCCGATCGGGGTCAACGAGGAGGACCTGCAGCCGATCTACCTGGACTTCAACGCCGAGCCGCACTTCTACGCGTTCGCCGACGGGGAGTCGGGGAAGACGAACCTGCTGCGGCAGATCGCCCGGGGCATCTCCGAGCGGTTCACCGCCAAGGAGGCGCTGATCCTGCTGGTCGACTACCGGCGCACGATGCTCGGGTTCGTCCAGGGCGACTCGCTGCTCGGGTACGCGGTGTCGGCGGCGCAGCTGGAGAGCATGGTCGGCGACGTGTTCAACTCGATGACGCGGCGGCTGCCGGGCCCGGACGTCACGCAGGAGCAGCTGAAGACGCGGTCGTGGTGGAAGGGCCCGGAGCTGTTCATCCTGGTCGACGACTACGACCTGGTGGCCACCTCGACGAACAACCCGCTGCGGAAGATCTCCGATTTCCTGCCCCAGGCCAAGGACGTCGGCCTGCACCTGGTCGTGGTCCGCCGCACCGGTGGCGCGAGCAAGGCGATGTACGACCCGATCATCGGCAAGCTCAAGGAGATCGCGGCGCCGGGCATGGTCATGAACGGCTCGCGGGACGAAGGCGCGCTGGTCGGCAACATCAAGCCGAGCGCGATGCCGCCGGGCCGGGGCAACCTGCTGACCCGCAAGTCCGGCAAGCAGCTCATCCAGGTCTCGTGGATCCAGCCGGACTGA
- a CDS encoding S8 family serine peptidase yields MAVGRRFGPARRTTTAVLAGTIGLLAPLAVALPSWAQQAPADGYYATPPPVDMGKLIADSGQPDKKYKPSKACVQRSTLGQNIVLKTRPWGQDYLQIDKAQEIVKAATGSVGGGVKVAVVDTGVTRHPWLHNLQSGGEYVATPSKGQPGGLEDCDGHGTEVAGIIAAKPDDPEVGFVGVAPDATIVSYRQLSENYEPDTSTSTPPASNTGGGTPSSNTPPSGSGSSLPPTSGGGGGAGSGDDDQTSPGQSNGGRQLEKAGTAGTLKTLAEIIRGIADRKDADVINMSVDNCRTANGSITEGEQQVQAAVHYAAAAGIVIVAAAGNATDTCPQNDQPDARKPKTIVTPPWFADDVLSVGAIDQTGSVAQFSVHGPWVGVAAPGTQIISLDPAEGSTGLANLTFESGDKASEIQGTSFAAPYVAGLAALVKAKYKNLDAKGIINRIKETAQHPAAPGGRDNFVGYGVIDPVAALTQSLPSEIGNQAPIPAPQLAQLPPSNDRSSTPMIVALAGTGGGLVALLITLFVMRTIRRNRPAETGDARR; encoded by the coding sequence ATGGCAGTAGGACGGCGTTTCGGTCCCGCCCGCCGGACCACGACCGCGGTACTGGCCGGCACGATCGGCCTACTGGCCCCGCTGGCCGTCGCCCTGCCGAGCTGGGCGCAGCAGGCCCCGGCCGACGGCTACTACGCGACCCCGCCGCCGGTGGACATGGGCAAGCTGATCGCGGACTCCGGCCAGCCGGACAAGAAGTACAAGCCGAGCAAGGCGTGCGTCCAGCGCAGCACCCTCGGCCAGAACATCGTCCTGAAGACCCGGCCGTGGGGCCAGGACTACCTGCAGATCGACAAGGCACAGGAAATCGTCAAGGCGGCCACGGGCAGCGTCGGCGGCGGCGTCAAGGTGGCCGTGGTCGACACCGGCGTGACGCGCCACCCGTGGCTGCACAACCTCCAGAGCGGCGGCGAATACGTCGCCACGCCGTCGAAGGGCCAGCCGGGCGGTCTCGAAGACTGCGACGGTCACGGCACCGAGGTCGCCGGGATCATCGCGGCGAAGCCGGACGACCCGGAGGTCGGGTTCGTCGGCGTCGCCCCGGACGCGACGATCGTGTCCTACCGCCAGCTGAGCGAGAACTACGAGCCCGACACCTCGACGTCGACACCGCCGGCGAGCAACACCGGCGGCGGCACGCCGTCGAGCAACACCCCGCCGTCGGGATCGGGGTCCTCGTTGCCGCCGACCTCCGGCGGTGGCGGTGGCGCCGGCTCCGGTGACGACGACCAGACGTCGCCCGGGCAGTCGAACGGCGGCCGCCAGCTGGAGAAGGCCGGAACGGCGGGCACGCTGAAGACGCTGGCCGAGATCATCCGCGGCATCGCCGACCGCAAGGACGCCGACGTCATCAACATGTCGGTCGACAACTGCCGGACGGCGAACGGCAGCATCACCGAAGGCGAGCAGCAGGTCCAAGCGGCCGTGCACTACGCGGCGGCCGCGGGCATCGTGATCGTCGCCGCCGCGGGCAACGCGACGGACACCTGCCCGCAGAACGACCAGCCGGACGCGCGGAAGCCGAAGACGATCGTGACGCCGCCGTGGTTCGCCGACGACGTGCTGTCGGTCGGGGCGATCGACCAGACCGGCAGCGTGGCGCAGTTCAGCGTGCACGGCCCGTGGGTCGGCGTCGCGGCACCGGGGACGCAGATCATCTCGCTCGACCCGGCGGAAGGCTCCACCGGCCTGGCGAACCTGACGTTCGAAAGCGGCGACAAGGCCAGCGAAATCCAGGGAACGAGCTTCGCCGCGCCTTACGTGGCCGGCCTCGCGGCCCTGGTCAAGGCCAAGTACAAGAACCTCGACGCCAAGGGCATCATCAACCGCATCAAGGAAACCGCCCAGCACCCGGCGGCTCCGGGCGGCCGCGACAACTTCGTCGGCTACGGCGTGATCGACCCGGTGGCCGCGCTGACGCAGAGCCTGCCGTCGGAAATCGGGAACCAGGCACCGATCCCGGCCCCGCAGCTGGCTCAGCTCCCGCCGTCGAACGACCGCAGCTCGACCCCGATGATCGTGGCGCTGGCCGGCACCGGTGGCGGCTTGGTGGCGCTGCTGATCACGCTGTTCGTGATGCGCACGATCCGCCGCAACCGGCCGGCCGAAACCGGCGACGCGCGCCGCTGA
- a CDS encoding type VII secretion-associated protein codes for MTVRVAVDFGTSSTCVVASVNGRDPQVVVIDGQPLMSSAVFAAADGTLFVGQEAERQAAVDPSRYEPNPKRRIDEGELLLGDSVLRVTDVVHAVLGRAVAEARRLAGEAEVDLLVLTHPADWGAIRTRLLRQAAGGLAREVALVPEPVAAAVYHAATFAPQDVTNDRTVEFSGRPGDALAVLDLGGGTVDVSVVRRLPPDAARDRAGRSQRGGFQVLATRGDPAFGGADIDQALLEHVGSLVAGADQDAWRQLVEGREMVDRRRRRVLRQDVRGAKETLSRHAYTDVPMPPPFADAHVTREDLERLITAPLGRAVELTVAAIGDAGLRPKQLTAIFLVGGSSRIPMISRLVHERTGVVPTSLDQPETVVARGALRAVLVDPDRTGALPGEAMARLGAVPGGALNPAAQRTEVVRPGDVAPRDAGQRPAPPRTAGPPAANGFPNRAAPPPSPPHGQPVARPPWTPPAGQAAPGGPPGNRPGGATAAPEKQSRRKLWGIVAVAVVVVAALAVTGVFVFRGSGGQAETGRTLSQYDFKFVAPEDWVQTDDRVADRQVVIHPQESRDGNDLLVAQEFVMDYDATADPRKLADYLKSGVDAEPDRYSAFNPSLAYAGKTVIGYHESKPNRPDLQVDWYVVAKGRIRVHIGCQYATAQLRDRVAAACTQAVRTVEILN; via the coding sequence GTGACGGTCCGGGTTGCGGTGGACTTCGGGACGTCGAGCACCTGCGTCGTCGCCTCGGTGAACGGGCGTGATCCGCAGGTCGTGGTGATCGACGGCCAGCCGCTGATGTCCTCGGCGGTGTTCGCGGCCGCGGACGGCACGCTGTTCGTCGGCCAGGAGGCCGAGCGGCAGGCGGCCGTCGACCCGTCGCGGTACGAGCCGAACCCGAAGCGCCGGATCGACGAAGGCGAGCTGCTGCTCGGCGACAGCGTCCTGCGCGTCACCGACGTCGTCCACGCGGTTCTGGGCCGTGCGGTCGCCGAAGCGCGTCGCCTGGCCGGCGAAGCCGAGGTCGACCTGCTGGTGCTGACCCACCCCGCGGACTGGGGCGCCATCCGCACCCGGCTGCTGCGGCAGGCCGCGGGCGGGCTGGCGCGCGAGGTCGCGCTGGTGCCCGAGCCGGTCGCGGCGGCGGTCTACCACGCCGCGACGTTCGCACCGCAGGACGTGACGAACGACCGCACCGTCGAGTTCAGCGGCCGCCCCGGCGACGCGCTCGCGGTGCTCGACCTCGGCGGCGGCACGGTCGACGTCAGCGTGGTCCGGCGGCTGCCGCCGGACGCCGCGCGCGACCGCGCCGGCCGTTCGCAGCGCGGCGGCTTCCAGGTGCTCGCCACCCGCGGCGACCCGGCCTTCGGCGGGGCCGACATCGACCAGGCGCTGCTGGAGCACGTCGGCTCGCTCGTGGCCGGGGCGGACCAGGACGCCTGGCGCCAGCTCGTCGAGGGGCGCGAGATGGTCGACCGGCGCCGCCGCCGCGTGCTGCGCCAGGACGTGCGGGGAGCCAAGGAAACGCTTTCGCGCCACGCCTACACCGACGTGCCGATGCCACCGCCGTTCGCCGACGCGCACGTGACGCGCGAAGACCTGGAACGGCTGATCACGGCGCCGCTGGGCCGCGCGGTGGAGCTGACGGTCGCGGCGATCGGCGACGCGGGCCTGCGGCCGAAGCAGCTCACCGCGATCTTCCTGGTCGGCGGGTCGAGCCGGATCCCGATGATCTCCCGGCTGGTGCACGAACGCACCGGCGTCGTCCCGACGAGCCTCGACCAGCCCGAGACGGTGGTCGCACGCGGCGCGCTCCGCGCGGTGCTGGTGGACCCGGACCGCACGGGTGCGCTGCCCGGCGAGGCGATGGCCCGGCTGGGCGCGGTGCCGGGCGGTGCCCTCAACCCGGCGGCGCAGCGCACGGAGGTCGTCCGCCCCGGCGACGTCGCCCCGCGCGACGCCGGCCAGCGCCCGGCGCCGCCGCGCACCGCCGGGCCGCCCGCCGCCAACGGGTTCCCGAACCGCGCGGCCCCGCCGCCGTCACCACCCCATGGGCAGCCGGTGGCCCGGCCGCCGTGGACGCCGCCCGCCGGCCAGGCCGCTCCGGGTGGCCCGCCGGGCAACCGCCCGGGCGGGGCCACCGCGGCGCCCGAGAAGCAGAGCCGCCGGAAGCTCTGGGGGATCGTCGCCGTCGCCGTGGTCGTCGTGGCCGCGCTCGCCGTCACCGGGGTCTTCGTGTTCCGCGGCTCCGGCGGCCAGGCCGAGACCGGCCGGACGCTTTCGCAGTACGACTTCAAGTTCGTCGCGCCCGAGGACTGGGTCCAGACCGACGACCGGGTCGCCGACCGGCAGGTCGTCATCCACCCGCAGGAGTCCCGGGATGGCAACGACCTCCTGGTCGCCCAGGAGTTCGTGATGGACTACGACGCGACGGCGGACCCGCGGAAGCTGGCGGACTACCTCAAGAGCGGCGTGGACGCCGAACCCGACCGGTACAGCGCGTTCAACCCGAGCCTGGCGTACGCGGGCAAGACCGTGATCGGCTACCACGAGAGCAAGCCGAACCGGCCGGATCTCCAGGTGGACTGGTACGTCGTGGCGAAGGGCCGGATCCGGGTCCACATCGGCTGCCAGTACGCCACCGCGCAACTGCGTGATCGAGTCGCCGCCGCCTGCACGCAGGCCGTGCGCACGGTCGAAATCCTCAACTGA